A stretch of Roseibium porphyridii DNA encodes these proteins:
- the holA gene encoding DNA polymerase III subunit delta: MTVLKAAEIDRFVANPPDAGGVVLVFGPDTGLVSERATRLVNKASEGDSDPFNLIKIDAADISADPNRLIDEVLTVPLFGGRRIVWVKDASGKNLNPAMEPVLKLDDWQTLVVLEAGDIKKGAGLRKLVETHKRAIALPCYADSDRGIDHLIDEETREAGLSITREARASLHSLLGGDRMASRGELKKLCLYALHKGRIDSEDIEAIIGDASAFETSELIDAAATGDLAMLDHGLERLAEAGSKASVIANQALKHFQQLHRMRIDVDQGKSAQAVIDGQRPPVFFSRKPKFSQQLRIWALKDLEKAMDILSEATRISRLNDPLGVPVLSEALLKLGRAARARNQRR; the protein is encoded by the coding sequence GTGACCGTTCTGAAAGCTGCGGAAATCGATCGGTTCGTTGCCAATCCACCTGACGCTGGTGGCGTGGTTCTTGTGTTCGGTCCGGACACCGGACTGGTATCGGAGCGGGCAACACGGCTCGTCAACAAAGCCTCTGAAGGGGATAGCGACCCTTTCAATCTGATCAAGATTGACGCTGCTGATATCAGCGCAGACCCCAATCGACTCATTGACGAGGTGCTGACAGTCCCACTTTTCGGTGGTCGCCGGATCGTCTGGGTCAAGGACGCCAGCGGCAAGAACCTCAACCCCGCAATGGAGCCGGTTCTCAAACTGGATGACTGGCAGACCCTCGTTGTTCTTGAAGCTGGAGATATCAAGAAGGGCGCTGGCCTCAGGAAACTTGTCGAGACGCACAAGCGTGCCATAGCCTTGCCGTGCTATGCCGACAGCGATCGGGGCATCGATCATCTGATCGACGAAGAAACCCGCGAAGCCGGTCTCTCCATAACCCGGGAAGCGCGTGCGTCATTGCACAGTTTGCTGGGCGGCGACCGGATGGCGAGCCGGGGGGAACTAAAGAAGCTCTGTCTTTATGCACTCCACAAAGGCCGCATCGACAGTGAAGACATTGAAGCCATCATCGGTGACGCCTCTGCCTTCGAGACATCGGAACTGATTGATGCCGCCGCTACCGGCGATCTTGCCATGCTGGATCATGGCCTGGAGCGTTTGGCCGAAGCGGGATCGAAAGCATCCGTCATTGCCAATCAGGCACTCAAGCATTTTCAGCAACTGCACCGTATGCGTATCGATGTCGACCAGGGCAAGAGCGCACAGGCGGTCATTGATGGCCAGCGCCCCCCTGTTTTCTTCAGCCGCAAGCCGAAATTCTCGCAACAATTGCGAATCTGGGCACTGAAGGATCTTGAAAAAGCGATGGACATCCTCAGCGAAGCAACCCGGATCTCCCGACTGAATGATCCGCTCGGTGTGCCGGTCCTGTCCGAAGCGTTGTTGAAACTCGGGCGTGCGGCAAGAGCCAGAAACCAGCGCCGCTGA
- a CDS encoding MaoC family dehydratase, whose protein sequence is MSKTNRGNFFEDFKVGQVIRHATPRTVTSGDQTLYTALYGSRFAVQSSDAFAKSLGYAQAPVDDFLTFHIVFGKTVPDISLNAVANLGYAGGRFLAPVYPGDTISTVSEVIGKKENSNGKTGVVYVRSTGYTSTGTEVLDYVRWVMVNKRDADCPAPEAVVPELPAALDPQSLGTAVPLLDAANWDNDLSGSGFRFDDYEVGEKIDHVDGMTVEEAEHQMATRLYQNTAKVHFNQHTEAHSRFGHRLVYGGHVISIARALSFNGLANAFHISGINGGRHVGPLGAGDTVYAWSEVLDKSDIDGRSDVGALRLRLVATKNRSCADFPDKTADGKYLDEVILDFDYWAMMPK, encoded by the coding sequence GTGAGCAAGACCAATCGCGGCAATTTTTTTGAAGACTTCAAAGTCGGGCAAGTGATCCGACACGCAACGCCGCGCACTGTCACCAGTGGTGACCAGACACTCTATACAGCGTTGTATGGCTCCCGGTTCGCAGTCCAATCCTCAGATGCATTTGCCAAATCGCTTGGTTATGCGCAGGCTCCGGTCGATGATTTCCTGACGTTTCATATTGTCTTTGGTAAAACCGTTCCGGACATCTCACTCAATGCGGTTGCCAATCTGGGGTATGCAGGGGGGCGTTTTCTGGCTCCGGTTTATCCCGGAGATACAATCTCGACCGTTTCGGAAGTCATCGGCAAGAAAGAAAATTCCAACGGGAAAACCGGCGTCGTTTACGTGCGATCCACCGGCTACACTTCCACCGGGACAGAGGTTTTGGATTACGTCCGCTGGGTGATGGTCAACAAGCGCGATGCAGATTGCCCCGCGCCCGAGGCCGTTGTGCCCGAACTGCCAGCGGCTTTGGATCCGCAGTCACTGGGAACTGCCGTTCCGTTGTTGGATGCGGCTAACTGGGACAACGACCTTTCAGGGTCGGGTTTCCGCTTTGACGACTATGAGGTCGGTGAAAAAATCGATCATGTCGATGGAATGACCGTTGAAGAAGCCGAGCATCAAATGGCAACCCGTCTTTATCAAAATACGGCCAAGGTGCATTTCAACCAGCACACGGAAGCCCACAGCCGGTTCGGTCACCGGCTGGTCTACGGGGGTCATGTGATTTCGATCGCAAGAGCGCTGTCCTTCAATGGCCTTGCCAATGCATTCCATATCAGCGGCATCAACGGCGGCCGTCACGTCGGACCGCTTGGGGCGGGTGACACGGTCTATGCCTGGTCGGAAGTGCTGGACAAGTCGGATATTGATGGACGATCTGATGTCGGCGCTTTGCGACTTCGCCTTGTCGCGACCAAGAACCGGTCCTGTGCGGACTTCCCCGACAAGACTGCTGACGGGAAATACCTGGATGAAGTGATCCTCGACTTCGACTACTGGGCGATGATGCCGAAATAG
- a CDS encoding HD domain-containing protein yields MKTVSFTQMKNGTKQDYDLLAEAEKPYHGLTADRIFAELRRQGEDTLSGYKITRLEHGLQSATRARREGADIDWIVGALLHDVGDGLAPQNHDRFSAEVIRPFVRDEVAWVVEHHGIFQMIYYAHHYGWDGNARDRFKDHMHFQACADFCERWDQSSFDPDYEYDPLESFEPLVRDVFARKAYDPSVLQTGVSKGLPPLS; encoded by the coding sequence ATGAAAACCGTTTCGTTCACGCAGATGAAAAACGGCACGAAGCAGGACTATGATCTGCTGGCCGAGGCAGAAAAACCGTATCATGGTTTGACCGCAGACCGGATTTTCGCCGAACTTCGACGCCAAGGTGAAGACACGCTTTCGGGCTACAAGATCACCCGGCTTGAACATGGGCTCCAGTCCGCGACCCGGGCACGCAGGGAAGGTGCTGATATCGACTGGATTGTCGGTGCATTGCTGCACGATGTCGGCGACGGATTGGCACCGCAGAACCATGATCGGTTTTCAGCTGAAGTCATCCGTCCGTTTGTTCGTGACGAGGTGGCCTGGGTGGTCGAGCATCACGGCATCTTTCAAATGATCTACTATGCCCATCACTATGGCTGGGATGGAAATGCGCGGGATCGTTTCAAGGACCACATGCATTTTCAAGCCTGTGCGGATTTCTGCGAGCGCTGGGATCAAAGTTCATTCGATCCGGATTATGAATACGATCCGCTGGAAAGTTTTGAACCTCTGGTTCGGGACGTGTTTGCGCGCAAGGCCTATGACCCGTCGGTCCTTCAGACAGGCGTGTCAAAAGGTTTGCCGCCTCTCAGTTGA
- a CDS encoding L,D-transpeptidase family protein, whose product MVFRRVLESPAGQLKTGQRRKGRKAVRLGAVILAAGFLAACQADEFSAGPNKANLPVSASLKRKMNDLNMSSTSPIMIRIFKEESQLEVWKQTRSGKYKLLEDFEICKWSGKLGPKFKEGDRQAPEGFYEITPALMNPNSSYHLAFNLGYPNRYDQSHGRTGSHLMVHGACSSRGCYAMTDEQVQDIYSLARDSFKGGQRSFQVQAYPFRMTPENMARHRDSDHLDFWKMLKTGYDHFEVANVPPKVTVCEKKYVFDATTLVEGVPFRASAKCPEYQVSPRLASAVASKQKKDNTKFQQLAARYDAREERQKRWEDRSNRLAEVLGGGEDTQTAATDAGANAPATPAQQTASTSAPGTPAPAADTTSSTVETAFAPQENSRGSSVGGFFKRWVPFGSKATNESASVGAISTEVVPASKP is encoded by the coding sequence ATGGTGTTTCGGCGTGTTTTAGAATCGCCAGCAGGCCAGCTGAAGACAGGGCAACGCCGAAAGGGCCGCAAAGCGGTCAGGCTGGGTGCTGTCATTCTCGCAGCAGGTTTTCTCGCGGCTTGCCAGGCAGATGAATTCAGCGCCGGCCCCAACAAGGCCAACCTGCCGGTCAGCGCTTCACTCAAGCGCAAGATGAACGATCTCAACATGAGTTCGACATCGCCGATCATGATCCGCATTTTCAAGGAAGAGTCACAACTCGAGGTCTGGAAGCAGACGCGCTCGGGCAAATACAAGCTCCTTGAAGACTTTGAAATCTGCAAATGGTCGGGCAAGCTCGGTCCGAAATTCAAAGAAGGTGATCGTCAGGCGCCGGAAGGTTTCTATGAAATCACGCCTGCGTTGATGAACCCCAATTCCAGCTATCACCTGGCCTTCAATCTCGGTTACCCGAACCGGTATGACCAGTCTCATGGGCGCACCGGATCGCATCTCATGGTGCATGGGGCATGCTCTTCTCGCGGCTGCTACGCCATGACCGACGAACAGGTGCAGGATATCTACTCGCTCGCTCGCGACAGCTTTAAGGGCGGACAACGTTCCTTTCAGGTTCAAGCATATCCATTCCGCATGACACCGGAAAACATGGCGCGTCACCGCGACAGTGACCATCTGGATTTCTGGAAAATGCTGAAGACCGGATACGACCATTTCGAAGTTGCCAACGTACCGCCAAAGGTCACTGTCTGTGAGAAGAAATACGTCTTTGATGCGACAACGCTGGTTGAAGGTGTTCCCTTCCGTGCTTCGGCCAAATGCCCCGAATACCAGGTAAGCCCGCGACTTGCCTCGGCAGTTGCCTCAAAACAGAAAAAAGACAACACCAAGTTCCAGCAACTTGCAGCACGTTACGATGCACGCGAAGAGCGTCAGAAGCGTTGGGAAGACCGCTCCAACCGCCTGGCGGAAGTCCTGGGCGGCGGTGAAGACACCCAGACTGCGGCAACGGATGCCGGTGCAAATGCGCCCGCAACACCGGCGCAACAAACGGCGTCCACAAGTGCGCCAGGAACCCCGGCGCCAGCAGCCGACACGACTTCCTCAACAGTTGAAACAGCTTTTGCTCCTCAGGAAAACAGTCGTGGCAGCTCTGTTGGCGGCTTCTTCAAACGCTGGGTTCCCTTCGGTTCCAAGGCTACAAATGAAAGTGCCAGCGTCGGCGCGATCAGCACGGAAGTCGTTCCAGCTTCCAAGCCGTGA
- a CDS encoding acetyl-CoA carboxylase carboxyltransferase subunit alpha, with translation MHSYLEFEKPVADIEGKIQELKALAAEDGEEVNVDSEIERLKTKSSQTLQDLYGKLTPWQKTLVARHPDRPHAVDYIAGLIEDFTPLAGDRKFAEDHALIAGIGRFRGQSVAVLAQEKGHDTESRLKHNFGMVRPEGYRKAVRVMEMAERFGLPLVSFVDTSGAYPGRGAEERGQSEAIARSTDKGLGLSTPSVAVVVGEGGSGGAIAIATSSRVLMLEHAIYSVISPEGAASILWRDSAKAQDAATALKITAQDLKQLGVIDEIVGEPVGGAHRAREIVIDSTGKAIETALKSMAELSAEELRKQRREKFISIGRTLG, from the coding sequence ATGCACAGCTATTTGGAATTCGAAAAGCCCGTTGCAGACATTGAAGGCAAGATCCAGGAACTGAAAGCCCTCGCGGCTGAAGATGGTGAAGAAGTCAATGTCGACAGTGAAATCGAACGGCTGAAAACCAAATCGTCGCAGACACTGCAGGACCTCTACGGCAAACTGACTCCCTGGCAGAAAACACTTGTTGCCAGACACCCGGACCGCCCACACGCCGTCGATTACATTGCCGGACTGATTGAAGATTTCACGCCGCTCGCCGGCGATAGAAAATTTGCGGAAGACCATGCCCTTATTGCCGGGATCGGCCGCTTTCGTGGTCAATCCGTTGCAGTTCTTGCGCAGGAAAAAGGCCACGATACGGAATCCCGGCTAAAGCACAATTTCGGCATGGTCCGCCCCGAAGGCTACCGCAAGGCCGTCAGGGTCATGGAAATGGCGGAACGCTTCGGTCTGCCGCTGGTGAGTTTTGTCGATACGTCCGGGGCGTATCCGGGCCGGGGTGCGGAAGAACGCGGACAGTCCGAAGCCATTGCCAGATCTACGGACAAGGGTCTTGGCCTCAGCACTCCTTCGGTTGCCGTTGTAGTCGGGGAAGGCGGGTCAGGCGGCGCCATCGCGATCGCGACGTCAAGCCGGGTGCTGATGCTCGAACATGCCATCTACTCCGTGATTTCGCCGGAAGGCGCGGCCTCAATCCTTTGGCGCGACAGCGCCAAGGCACAGGACGCTGCGACAGCCCTGAAAATCACGGCTCAGGACCTGAAGCAATTGGGCGTGATTGACGAAATTGTCGGCGAACCCGTCGGTGGTGCGCATAGAGCACGCGAAATTGTGATCGACAGCACTGGCAAGGCAATCGAGACTGCTCTGAAGAGCATGGCGGAGCTTTCCGCTGAGGAATTGCGCAAGCAACGCCGCGAGAAGTTCATCTCCATTGGCCGCACGCTCGGCTGA
- a CDS encoding DUF3108 domain-containing protein, whose amino-acid sequence MFGLTSLGRLVALPMVVGALLVTPAEAKKTNIGGLYAISIAGFKIGKGTLSLAMKGNAYSAKVSLAPAGIGTLFSTGKGGAEASGWLVGSKVVPSKYRMASQASNIDFYVKLNQGSGHIRSSDVAPQFKPNAERIKVTRRHKRNAIDPLSAALMPVGRAKDSLGPKACSRKLPIFDGWTRFDIKLSYQGTKEVSGRGYDGPVVVCKARWVPIAGHRPSKESVKRMARAKMEIWIAPLGRDNVLIPYRISMDTKNGRLVVEATKLSVDGAASKQSARR is encoded by the coding sequence GTGTTTGGTTTGACGTCTCTCGGGCGACTGGTCGCCCTGCCGATGGTTGTTGGCGCACTGCTGGTTACACCCGCAGAAGCCAAGAAAACGAATATCGGCGGCCTTTATGCAATTTCGATTGCCGGCTTCAAGATCGGCAAGGGCACGCTCTCGCTGGCCATGAAAGGCAACGCCTATTCCGCCAAAGTCAGCCTTGCGCCGGCCGGGATCGGAACACTGTTCTCCACCGGCAAAGGAGGCGCTGAGGCGTCAGGATGGCTGGTTGGCTCAAAGGTTGTTCCCTCCAAGTACCGCATGGCTTCCCAGGCTTCCAACATCGACTTTTACGTCAAGTTGAACCAGGGTTCAGGCCATATACGCTCCTCAGACGTTGCGCCGCAATTCAAACCGAATGCCGAGCGCATCAAGGTTACTCGCCGTCATAAACGCAATGCGATCGACCCACTGAGCGCTGCGCTGATGCCGGTGGGACGCGCAAAGGACAGCCTGGGCCCTAAAGCGTGCAGCAGAAAGCTGCCGATTTTCGACGGCTGGACCCGTTTCGACATCAAGCTGAGCTATCAGGGAACGAAGGAAGTTTCCGGCCGTGGCTATGACGGACCCGTTGTTGTCTGCAAAGCCCGCTGGGTGCCCATTGCAGGTCATCGGCCCTCGAAGGAGTCGGTCAAGCGCATGGCTCGCGCCAAAATGGAAATCTGGATCGCTCCTCTTGGGCGGGACAACGTTTTGATCCCCTATCGCATTTCCATGGACACCAAAAACGGACGGCTCGTGGTTGAAGCGACCAAGCTGAGCGTTGATGGCGCTGCCAGCAAACAGTCCGCGCGCCGCTGA
- the rpmB gene encoding 50S ribosomal protein L28: MARRCELSGKDVMTGNNVSHANNKSRRRFLPNLCNVSLMSDTLGETFKLKVSAHALRSVEHRGGLDAYLMKASDAELSTAARKIKTSIKRKQAEAAAA, encoded by the coding sequence ATGGCACGCCGTTGCGAACTCTCCGGCAAAGATGTGATGACAGGCAACAACGTCTCACACGCGAATAACAAGTCCCGCCGCCGGTTCCTGCCGAACCTGTGCAATGTCTCTCTGATGAGCGATACGCTTGGTGAGACATTCAAGCTGAAGGTCAGCGCACACGCACTGCGCTCCGTCGAGCATCGCGGTGGTCTTGACGCCTACCTTATGAAAGCCAGCGATGCTGAGCTTTCAACAGCCGCACGCAAGATCAAAACCAGCATCAAGCGCAAGCAGGCGGAAGCCGCAGCCGCTTAA
- a CDS encoding queuosine precursor transporter, producing MTDTRSFSVGHYAIAILAMALVVVASNYLVQFPVQQIVGGINLADTLTWGAFTYPVAFLVTDLTNRRFGPTAARRVVISGFVLAIVIPLLFWTADEAFTTPRILIASGTAFLVAQLLDVTIFDRLRRMAWWKAPITSSLIGSMIDTILFFGIAFAASFAFIDGFFGMDDGSLAFPVPFLGISEGTQTLLWVSLAAGDFLVKMLVAVALLAPYRIVLGLFQPVPNGSAA from the coding sequence ATGACAGACACCCGGAGCTTCTCCGTGGGCCATTACGCCATCGCGATCCTCGCGATGGCGCTCGTTGTTGTGGCCTCCAATTACCTCGTTCAGTTTCCTGTGCAGCAAATCGTCGGCGGTATCAATCTGGCCGATACGCTGACCTGGGGCGCATTCACTTATCCGGTTGCGTTTTTGGTAACGGATCTGACCAACCGCCGTTTTGGACCCACGGCCGCGCGCCGCGTGGTCATTTCCGGCTTCGTTCTGGCAATCGTCATTCCGCTGCTTTTCTGGACGGCCGATGAAGCCTTCACGACACCACGCATCCTGATTGCATCCGGAACCGCATTCCTGGTGGCTCAGCTGCTTGATGTCACGATCTTTGACCGCCTGCGCCGGATGGCCTGGTGGAAAGCGCCGATCACCTCGTCGCTCATCGGCTCGATGATCGACACCATCCTGTTCTTCGGTATCGCCTTCGCCGCGAGCTTTGCTTTCATTGACGGCTTCTTCGGCATGGACGACGGTTCTTTGGCTTTCCCGGTTCCGTTTCTCGGGATCAGCGAAGGAACGCAGACACTGCTGTGGGTGTCGCTGGCAGCTGGAGACTTCCTCGTGAAGATGCTGGTGGCGGTTGCGTTGCTCGCGCCTTACCGGATTGTACTTGGCCTGTTCCAACCAGTTCCCAACGGATCTGCTGCCTGA
- a CDS encoding GFA family protein: MQKFEGGCLCGKVRFVASGKPYRVGLCHCMDCRKQHGALFHASAVFPEDAVIIKGDVKDFAGRFFCPECGSSVYSRTLDEIEINLGALDAPDQLTPTYELWTIRRESWLPEFSIKTIYERDRTSKERSEG, translated from the coding sequence ATGCAGAAGTTTGAGGGTGGCTGTCTGTGCGGCAAAGTGCGTTTTGTCGCGTCTGGGAAGCCCTATCGCGTCGGTCTGTGTCACTGCATGGACTGCCGCAAGCAACATGGCGCACTCTTTCATGCTTCCGCGGTCTTTCCGGAAGATGCTGTTATCATCAAGGGTGATGTGAAGGACTTTGCTGGACGGTTCTTTTGCCCGGAATGCGGCTCGTCCGTTTACTCTCGCACATTGGACGAGATCGAGATCAATCTGGGCGCGCTGGACGCACCGGATCAGCTCACGCCAACGTATGAACTCTGGACCATTCGCCGGGAAAGCTGGCTGCCTGAATTCTCGATCAAGACGATATATGAGCGGGATCGCACCTCGAAGGAGCGTTCTGAAGGCTGA
- a CDS encoding esterase-like activity of phytase family protein, whose translation MTSALEKRRKLRGYLVAAVMFLCACDTWQGHAFAQQLLTKGELVKVRTKDIETFRIGHEDIEFGKLTFLGGLELLASDRKIGGLSGLISLDGGDRFLAVTDNGHWVTGAIEQAPNGRPLDIKDVSYAQLLGHDGKTLTARWGHDTEALTLSETGLYVTAETRNAIYHYPWPIATGKEQMIGEVALVDEIRSLPRNAGLESLATPPEDGPLAGKLIAIAESSPSDFQDLKGYIIGPEGTERFSINRENRFDATDAAFLPNGDLVLMERRFNLRDLIGLRLRRFEAASILPGAKLEGEILLEADYGYQIDNMEALSIHQNDKGETILTLLSDNNRSLLQRTVFLRFRLDE comes from the coding sequence ATGACGAGCGCGCTGGAAAAACGTCGCAAGCTTCGAGGATACCTCGTCGCGGCCGTGATGTTTCTGTGCGCCTGCGACACTTGGCAAGGTCATGCGTTCGCTCAGCAATTGCTGACGAAGGGCGAACTCGTAAAGGTGCGCACCAAGGATATCGAGACGTTCCGCATCGGCCATGAAGACATCGAATTCGGCAAACTGACCTTTCTTGGCGGATTGGAGCTTCTGGCGTCAGATCGGAAGATCGGTGGCCTTTCGGGCCTGATCAGCCTGGACGGCGGTGATCGCTTCCTGGCAGTGACCGACAACGGTCACTGGGTAACAGGTGCCATCGAGCAGGCTCCGAACGGCCGCCCGCTTGACATAAAAGATGTTTCCTACGCCCAACTGCTCGGACATGACGGCAAAACGCTGACCGCGCGCTGGGGCCACGATACGGAAGCTCTGACCCTTTCAGAGACCGGCCTTTATGTGACCGCAGAAACGCGCAATGCCATCTATCACTATCCCTGGCCAATCGCGACCGGCAAGGAACAGATGATCGGTGAGGTTGCCCTTGTCGACGAGATCAGGTCACTACCACGCAATGCCGGCCTGGAATCCCTGGCAACGCCGCCTGAAGACGGACCGCTTGCCGGAAAGCTGATCGCCATTGCGGAATCATCTCCGAGCGACTTTCAGGACCTCAAGGGCTACATCATCGGCCCGGAAGGCACGGAACGCTTCAGCATCAATCGCGAGAACCGCTTCGATGCGACGGATGCTGCGTTTTTGCCGAACGGTGATCTGGTGCTGATGGAGCGCCGCTTTAATCTGCGAGACCTGATCGGCCTGCGCTTGCGAAGGTTTGAGGCCGCTTCAATCTTGCCGGGAGCAAAGCTCGAAGGTGAAATCCTGTTGGAAGCAGACTACGGCTATCAGATCGACAACATGGAAGCTCTCAGCATCCACCAGAATGACAAGGGTGAAACAATCCTGACCCTTCTGTCCGACAACAATCGCTCCTTGCTGCAAAGAACGGTGTTTTTACGATTTCGGCTGGACGAATAG
- the cobT gene encoding cobaltochelatase subunit CobT — translation MAPRPGHNTLPGNKPAPSTEPFKQSVSGTMRAISGESELEVVFSGDRPGLSGMSARLPEPSRKVNAHEVAVTRGLSDSMALRIACHDKTVHAKNMPQGPEARAIFEAVEQARCEAVGARRMQGVADNLAVMLDDRFRKSGAADVASREDAPLQDALSLIVRERLTGAKPPESAEKLVDMWRGWVEDKAGEDLDRLEAEVEDQSHFAARLRDVLKSLDMADEIGDTDDEMDPDQNEDDGNNDEAETGDDSEENTGEQESSPQEMDMSSEEQDSGDTEAAEADMDDFAEQDMIEDSEEPGESERSESPFSNRPETDYRVFTFQFDETVTAEELCDTAELDRLRGFLDKQLTHLQGAVARLANRLQRKLMAQQSRAWDFDLEEGLLDTARLTRAVTDPMAPLAFKQERDTNFRDTVVTLLLDNSGSMRGRPITVAATCADILARTLERCGVKVEILGFTTKAWKGGQSRESWIGAGKPPTPGRLNDLRHIIYKSADAPWRRARRNLGLMMREGLLKENIDGEALLWAHDRLLARPEQRRILMMISDGAPVDDTTLSVNPGNYLERHLRYVIEDIETRSPVELIAIGIGHDVTRYYRRAVTIVDAEELAGAMTDQLADLFDDEVDTSMQTRGRRRAGRR, via the coding sequence ATGGCGCCGAGGCCGGGACACAACACACTGCCGGGAAACAAGCCCGCACCAAGTACCGAACCGTTCAAGCAGTCGGTCAGCGGCACCATGCGCGCCATTTCCGGCGAGTCGGAACTGGAGGTCGTTTTTTCAGGCGACCGCCCGGGACTGTCTGGCATGTCCGCCCGATTGCCCGAACCCTCTCGCAAGGTCAATGCCCACGAAGTGGCGGTAACGCGCGGCTTGTCAGATTCCATGGCATTGCGCATTGCCTGCCATGACAAGACCGTTCACGCCAAGAACATGCCGCAGGGACCGGAAGCCCGGGCCATTTTCGAAGCCGTTGAGCAAGCACGCTGTGAGGCTGTCGGAGCGCGCCGGATGCAGGGTGTCGCCGACAATCTGGCAGTGATGCTGGATGACCGGTTCCGCAAATCCGGTGCGGCGGATGTTGCCAGCCGGGAAGATGCGCCGCTTCAAGACGCTCTGTCTCTCATCGTTCGCGAAAGGCTGACCGGAGCCAAGCCGCCGGAAAGCGCGGAAAAACTCGTCGATATGTGGCGCGGATGGGTTGAAGACAAGGCCGGCGAGGACTTGGACCGCCTGGAAGCGGAAGTCGAAGATCAGTCTCACTTTGCCGCTCGTTTGCGGGACGTTTTGAAATCACTCGATATGGCCGATGAGATTGGCGATACCGACGATGAAATGGACCCAGACCAGAACGAGGACGACGGCAACAACGACGAAGCTGAAACGGGAGACGACAGCGAGGAAAACACCGGCGAACAGGAATCCTCACCGCAGGAAATGGACATGTCCAGCGAAGAGCAGGACAGCGGTGATACGGAAGCTGCCGAAGCCGACATGGACGACTTCGCCGAGCAGGATATGATCGAGGACTCCGAAGAGCCTGGTGAAAGCGAGCGATCCGAAAGCCCGTTCTCAAACCGTCCGGAGACTGACTATCGTGTCTTTACCTTCCAGTTCGACGAGACGGTAACGGCGGAAGAACTGTGCGATACCGCCGAGCTTGACCGACTTCGCGGCTTTCTCGACAAACAGCTGACGCACCTGCAAGGGGCCGTTGCCCGGCTTGCCAACCGCCTGCAACGCAAGTTGATGGCGCAGCAAAGCCGTGCCTGGGACTTCGATCTGGAAGAGGGCCTGCTGGATACCGCACGTCTGACACGCGCAGTCACGGATCCGATGGCCCCGCTTGCATTCAAGCAGGAACGCGACACCAATTTCCGCGACACGGTCGTGACGCTGCTCCTGGACAATTCAGGATCCATGCGTGGTCGACCGATCACGGTGGCTGCCACATGTGCCGATATTCTAGCGCGTACCTTGGAGCGCTGCGGCGTGAAGGTGGAAATTCTCGGCTTCACCACCAAGGCCTGGAAAGGTGGACAATCACGGGAAAGCTGGATCGGAGCCGGAAAACCACCGACACCCGGCCGCCTCAACGACCTGCGTCATATCATATACAAATCCGCTGACGCTCCCTGGCGCCGTGCAAGGCGCAACCTGGGCCTGATGATGCGTGAAGGCCTCCTGAAGGAGAACATTGACGGCGAAGCGTTGCTCTGGGCTCATGACCGGCTTCTGGCCCGTCCGGAACAACGCCGGATCCTGATGATGATTTCAGATGGCGCGCCGGTGGACGACACAACACTGTCGGTCAATCCGGGCAACTATCTGGAGCGGCATCTGCGCTATGTGATCGAAGACATCGAAACCAGATCGCCTGTTGAGCTGATCGCGATCGGGATCGGGCACGATGTGACCCGCTACTACCGGAGAGCTGTCACCATTGTCGATGCCGAAGAACTTGCCGGGGCGATGACGGATCAGCTTGCCGATCTCTTTGACGACGAAGTCGACACATCAATGCAGACCCGCGGCCGGCGCCGAGCCGGGCGCCGATAA